A portion of the Lolium rigidum isolate FL_2022 chromosome 1, APGP_CSIRO_Lrig_0.1, whole genome shotgun sequence genome contains these proteins:
- the LOC124684405 gene encoding myb family transcription factor IPN2-like, whose product MFPSSKKPSSTTVSSSLNDRAAAAACVQAGDSGLVLTTDPKPRLRWTVELHDRFVDAVAQLGGPDKATPKTIMRVMGVKGLTLYHLKSHLQKFRLGKQHKEFGDHHSVKEAMEMQRNAASSSGMMGRNMNDRSTHMNEALRMQMEVQRRLHEQLEVQKHLQMRVEAQGKYMQSILEKAYQTLASSDCATWPAAAGYRSLGGTQASAVLDVGGSMSFQDLTLYGGTSSHLDLQHHMEIRPTMAMDSFLAFNESCIGAADRSCSTGKTPMMWGDGDEQAKSGDDLLQMAPSSSMMMDAAGGSDGGMDPIMSLSGDSLGSKGFDGPISSKLEMRASPQQVGSERNLSYG is encoded by the exons ATGTTCCCTTCCTCCAAGAAGCCCAGCAGCACCACGGTGAGCTCGTCACTTAATGATCGGGCTGCCGCCGCAGCGTGCGTGCAAGCCGGCGACTCCGGGCTCGTCCTCACCACCGACCCCAAGCCCCGCCTCCGTTGGACCGTCGAGCTCCATGACCGCTTCGTCGACGCCGTCGCGCAGCTCGGAGGCCCCGACA AGGCTACTCCGAAGACTATCATGAGGGTTATGGGAGTCAAGGGTCTCACGCTCTACCATCTCAAGAGCCATCTTCag AAATTCAGGCTAGGGAAGCAGCACAAGGAATTTGGCGATCATCACTCCGTCAAGGAAG CCATGGAGATGCAACGAAATGCAGCGTCCTCTTCGGGTATGATGGGAAGAAACATGAACGA TCGCAGCACGCACATGAACGAGGCACTAAGGATGCAGATGGAGGTCCAACGAAGGCTCCACGAGCAGCTAGAG GTGCAGAAGCACCTCCAAATGAGGGTGGAGGCCCAGGGGAAGTACATGCAGTCCATCCTAGAGAAAGCCTACCAAACTCTGGCGTCTAGCGACTGCGCCACCTGGCCTGCAGCTGCCGGGTACCGATCTCTGGGCGGCACCCAGGCGTCAGCGGTGCTCGACGTCGGCGGCTCCATGAGCTTCCAGGATCTGACCCTGTACGGTGGGACCTCGAGCCATCTGGACCTGCAGCATCACATGGAGATAAGGCCAACAATGGCCATGGATAGCTTCTTGGCGTTCAATGAGAGCTGCATTGGGGCAGCAGACAGGAGCTGCTCCACTGGGAAGACCCCGATGATGTGGGGCGACGGCGATGAGCAGGCGAAGAGTGGTGATGACCTCCTTCAGATGGCACCATCCTCGTCGATGATGATGGATGCTGCCGGTGGCAGTGATGGCGGAATGGATCCGATCATGTCATTGTCTGGCGACTCCCTGGGTAGTAAGGGCTTTGATGGCCCGATCAGCTCCAAGCTTGAGATGAGGGCGTCTCCACAACAAGTAGGAAGTGAGAGGAACTTGTCCTACGGGTAA